In the Bacillus sp. HSf4 genome, GGATGATCATGACAAAGCATACGAAAAAAGGCGGAAGCCATAATAAACAAAATTCAAAGCAAAGCTCGAAGCATAAAACGAGCGGAAGCGCCAACGGGCAAAACGGATATCATTAAGGCGCTTCATCAAAAAGGGCCGTCTCTTTGAGACGGCTCATTTTTTGGGCGCAGGCAAAGCCGTCACATCCTGTGAGCGTCCGCTTCCGACTGGCCGGCGAAGTTTTTCGCGGTTTTCGGTTTGCCTAACAGCACTCCGGTCCATATACAGATCATGACAATGGTGATCAAAAAAAACAGGTTTCCGTTTTCAAAGGTCTGCATATACCAGCCGCCCGCGACAGGACCGAAAATGCTGCCGAAGCTGAAGGTCATCCCGCACATCAAGTTACCGGCGGGAAGAAGGTGCTTAGGCAGCAAATCGGCCATGAAGCTGATGCCGAGAGAAAATGTCGACCCCACAGCCATTCCCGCCACAAAAAAACAGATGGACAAAAAGAGCACGGAATCAGAAAAACCGGACGCGAAAAAACAGCTTGCCCCGACAGCCAAAATGACGAGAAGAACGTTTCTTCTGCCGTATGTATCACTCAAAATCCCAAGCGGATACTGAAAGATGATGCTGCCGATCGCAAAAGCTGGCAAAATCAGTGAGACGCCTTCAACCGTAATCCCCGATCTGAGCGCATAGACCGGAAAATTCCCGTTCAGCGCCGTTTCCAAAAAACCGTAGCCGAACGTCGGCAAAAAGGCGACCCAGCCCAGCAAAAATGCTTGGAGAAAACGCTTCAGACTATTATCGGAACGCGTGTCAGAAGCGCTTTTTTCAGGGAATTCATTGCTGAGGCAAAAAACAAACATCCAAGCCAAAAGGCTGAAAGAGGCGGAGATGATAAACGGAAGTGACGGCGAAATCTCAACAAGCGGCGTTAAAAAAGGTCCGGCGGCAAACCCCAATCCAAACGAAAGCCCGTACAGCGAAATGTTCCGTCCGCGGTTTTGCCCGGAAGATAATGTGGTCACCCATGTCTGTGTTGAAAAGTGAAGCATATGATCGCCGATGCCGATCAAGAGCCTTAAAAAAAACCACACGATATAAGACTGAAAAAAAACAAAGCTGAAGAGACTGGCGACAACCGTTAAACCGCCGATCATGATCAGCGGTTTAAAGCCGAGCTTCCGAAGCGGCGCCTCCATGAACGGGGAAGCGAGCAAAACGCCGATATAAAGCCCTGTCGCATGCAGGCCGTTCATTGCCGCCGAATGGCCCTCCTGCTCGAAAATGACAGAGATAACCGGCAAAAGCATCCCCTGGGAAAAACCTGATATACTGACTATCAATACGAGTATAAAAAAATGAAATCGTCTCATCGCCTATTCTCCTTATTCCTTCATCCTCCTTTGATCGTAAACTTTAGGAAGTTTTTAGGCAAGATGGTTTTTAACAAGAGGTGGAAAACATGAACATCAAATGGAATCAAAACGGTTTTCACGCGGACTTGGCATTTGGCGGCCTCGATATATCAAGCAATGAAGAAGCAGGCTTCAGACCCTATCAGCTTATGCTGGCTTCCATCGCCGCATGCAGCGGAACCGTTCTTCAGAACATTTTGGAAAAGAAACGGATACAGCTTGAGGAGATGACCATCCAGACAAAGGAAGAGCGGGTTCCCGAAGAAGCGGGCCGCATCAAAAGCATTCATCTTCACTTTATTGTAAAAGGGAAAAATCTGAAGGCTGAGCACATGAAAAAAGCGCTCAGGATCGCCTTGAAAAACTGTTCGATGGCCAGGTCTGTTGAAAACTGTATCGACATCAAGGAAACGTTTGAGATTGAGTGAATGTTTAGAGCACTCTGCAATGCGGAATCAATAAGTATGTCTGCATATAATCCGAAAGGTTCGTACAACAATAACCTACAACGAAAAAAGTAAAGAAAAGAGGAATTGAAAATGGGCCGTATCTTCTTTTTGATGATGGCTGCCGGTGTTCCCCTTTCCATTGCGGGGAGCCTGTTGCATTGGCCGTCAACTTTGCTGTTTATCATTTATTGTCTGACCATCATCGCGCTGGCAAGCTATATGGGCAGGGCGACCGAGAGCCTTGCGATTATTGCCGGCCCCAGAATCGGCGGACTGCTCAATGCCACATTCGGCAATGCCGTTGAACTGATCATTTCGATTTTTGCTTTAAGGGAAGGGCTGGTCGGCATTGTGCTTGCATCTTTGACAGGTTCTGTTCTGGGCAACCTGCTGCTTGTCGCCGGCCTGTCGTTTTTCATCGGCGGTTTGAAATATAAACGCCAGGAATTTAACGTGTATGATGCCAGACATAATTCGGGACTGTTGATGTTTGCGATCATCGTCGCCTTCGTCATCCCTGAAGTGTTCGCGGCGGACATGACGGAGCCGCGGAAGCTGTCGATGAGCGTCGGTATCAGCGTCATTATGATTCTGCTTTATGTAGCGGCGCTTTATTTCAAGCTTGTCAGCCATCGCGGCGTCTACCAGACGAACGCAACCGAGGCTCAAGAAGAGCACGAAGACCCGGAATGGAATGGAAAGCGCGCGACATTGATTTTGCTTTTGGCCACAATTGCCGTCGCCTACATTTCCGAAAATCTCGTCCACACCTTTCATACGGTGGCTGAACAATTTGGCTGGACCGAGCTGTTTATCGGTGTCATCATCGTTGCGATTGTCGGCAATGCAGCGGAACACGCTTCCGCCGTCATTATGGCTTATAAAAACAAAATGGATGTCGCGGTCGAAATCGCGATCGGGTCAACGCTGCAAATTGCGATGTTTGTCGCACCAGTGCTCGTGATCGCTTCTTTGTTTTTTGAAACGAGCATGCCGCTTGTCTTTACTTTGCCTGAACTCGTCGCGATGGCGTCTGCCGTTCTGTTAATGGTTGTGATTTCCAATGACGGGGATACCAACTGGTTTGAAGGAGCGACATTGCTGGCGGCCTATATCATCATGGGGATCGGGTTTTTTCTTCTTTAAAAAAATTGGGATAAAGGCGTCCTATCCGGAAAACAATAAGGGAAAAGAAACAGAAAGAGTGATAGTATGAAAAAGCTTTTGTATTTTGCGCTGACTGCGTTTTTATCCTTTAGTTTTTTCGCTGTACAGGAAGCTGATGCAGCCAAGCCGATCAAAATTCCAAGCTCTGTCACAAACATTTCCAAAGAGAACACATACCCGAACGCTTCACAGGACCAGCCGCGGCTGCAGCCGAGCGAGCTAGCCGAAGAGCTGCTGAAAACAACCGATATCGCGATTGAGAACCCTCATCTGATTAAGATGCTGAATGAGTCAAGCATATCCGGTACACCGCTGGCGATCGGGTACAGAGCGACGATCTATTTGGGAAAATGGGCGCTGGGATATACATCGAATGAAACCGTTGCGAATTGGGAATACCGCAAAATTAACACAAACCGCTTTGACAACAGAGGCGGAAAAGCGCCGGCCGAAATCACTTATGCACAAGAACAGACAAGCAAAATCAAAGGCGGCTTAACGGCAAAAGTGCCGAAAGCAGAAGATGTCAAAAACATGATGATGCTCAAAGCCATGGAAAAAACGAAGCTGCCGCTCGCTTTTGAAACGGTGGTCGGAGCCGGTACAAAGCGCGATCAGGTCTACAAGGTGCCGCCGAAAAAACTCGGCCTTCTAAACGCGTATGCACCGGCAGTGAATGAAAAAGGAAAGGTCACATATGGCGAGGTCTATCTCGTTTTAAAAGGCAATAAAAGAAAGCTTGTCGTCAAAAACATCACATCTCAAGGGATCGGAGCGTGGATTCCTGTACAGGATCACCTGACATTCGGTTTTCAGCTGAGCCACCAGCCGAGATAAAGAAAAAGCAAGCCTGATGAACCGGCTTGCTTTTTCTTTATACTCTCGCTTTCCGGGAAGAAAAATCAACATCTTGATAATAGCTGTTTTTGACGAGCACATTAGGGCCGAGGCATTTGACATTCGGACAATGGCAGTTCAGCTCTTGGGCCAGCTCTGTATTTCTCCACTTCGCATAGGCGCTTTGCAGACTGTCTGTTTGAATGTTGCCGAGCGGCGGAGTGTCGCCGAAATCGGTCACGATGATATCGCCGTCAAAAATATTGACATTCAGGCGTGATCTGCCGTCAGGGTCGTTTCTGACCGTGACGTTTTTCGCATCGCGCAGCCTTTTTAAAAGAAGCTGATCTTCCGGATCAGGACTGCAGGCGTAAAATGGCAAAGTGCCGAACAGCATCCACGTCTGCTCATCGCGGATGTCGAGAAGGTGATGGATCGCTTTTCTCATCTCCTTCAAGCTCAAGGATTCAAGGGCACTTGCAAAATCGCTCGGGTACATCGGATGCACCTCATGCCGCTGACATTTCATTTCGTCGACGATTTGACGGTGGATATGTTCAATATGAGGCAGTGTTCGCTTATTGAGCATCGTCTCAGCGGAGACCATCACCCCTTCGTCAACAAGAATCCGGCTGTTTTCGATCATTTTCTCAAAATAGCGGGCTCGCTGGGCAAACGTCGGCTTTTTATCCATCATCGCAAAGCCGATTTCGGCAAAGTCTTCGACGGTTCCCCAGTTGTGTGAGATGTGAAGCACATCCAAGTAAGGGATGATCAGCTCATAGCGGCCGATATCGAGCGTCAGGTTTGAATTGATCTGCGTCCGTACGCCGCGCTCGTGCGCATATTTTAATAAAGGAACAACATATTCCTTGACCGATTTTAATGAAAGCATCGGCTCGCCGCCGGTAATGCTTAATGAACGGAGCCGCGGAATCTCATCGAGCCGCTTGAGAAGAAGGCTGAGCGGCAGTGCATTCGGATCCTTCGGCCTGAGCGTATATCCGACGGCACAGTGCTCACAGCGCATATTGCAAAGAGTCGTCGTTGTAAATTCAACATTTGTCAGCTGTATATCTCCATATTGGTCAACGTCCATATATGCTTCCCACGGATCATATTCCGGGGTAATCGGACGAACCTGCGTTTTTTCTGTCATCGCATATCTAACTCCTTTATTGATAGGACATACTAATTATAGCCCAACTATTCATTTTAGACCTCATCTTCAAGCTCTGCAAGTGACGGATCATTGAAAAAAGGCTGTTTATAGGCTACCATAAAGGAACAAAAGGAGGAGAAGCATGGGTAACGCAGTACATGACAAAGAACAGCAAGTCAATTATTTGAAAAACAGATTGGATATGTTTATGTCTGTCATCGATTCGTTAGACCCTGAATCGACGGACATTGAAGATATTGACAGACTGATCAGTATGCTTGACGATTTGGAAGCCAAATATGAACGCTTTAAAAAAGACTGGAAATAAAACCGCGCATCCCGCCGCGGTTTTTTTGTTTTCCAAGTGTTGCTTGGTATGAAAAGATGACCGGTTTTGCACAATAAGAAAAAATGAGGTTGGGAGCGAAAATCATGAAACGAATCTGTGCAGCATGCTGCGGATTCCTGCTGATGCTGACCTTTGCGGCCGATGCCGAGGCGATATCCAACAAGGCGATTCATTGGGGTTTTTCCAAAAGCAAAAACCATCAGCCGGCAGATGCGGGAAAAGAGCTGAACAGCCTGTTAAAGCAGTATGATGCTTTTTATTTGGGCAACACAAAAGAAAAAACGATCTACTTAACCTTTGACAACGGCTATGAAAACGGCTACACGCCCAAGGTGCTTGATGTCTTGAAAAAACAAAACGTCAAAGCGGCCTTTTTTGTAACGGGGCATTTTGTCAAAGACAAACCGGAGCTGATTAAACGCATGGCTGAAGAGGGCCATATTATCGGCAACCATTCATATCACCACCCTGATTTAACGACAAAAACAAGCCGCGTCATTCAGGAAGAATTGGAATCCGTCACAGAAGAAGTGGAGAAGATCACCGGCAAAAAGGACAATCTCTACCTGCGGCCGCCGCGCGGTGTCTTCAGCGAGCGTGTGCTTAAAGAAACAAAAAAACTCGGCTATCAAACCGTTTTTTGGTCAGTTGCTTTTGTCGATTGGAAAATCGACGCGCAAAGAGGGTGGAAATACGCTTACGACAATATGATGAAGCAGGCTCATCCCGGTGCCATCTATCTGCTTCATACGGTATCAAAAGACAATGCGGAAGCGCTTGATCAAGCCATCACAGACTTAAAAAAAGAAGGGTACACATTTAAAAGCCTTGATGATTTGATGTTTGAAAAATATATGATGCTAAAGACCCTTTAAAAGGAAAAACCTCCTGAAATTACCTGAGGGGGTTTTTTGTTTATTTCATCTTTTATATTTCCCCTAGTCAATTCCATAGAATAAAAAACCATTTTATATACATATATTACTAGATTTGCAGACGTAATAGGTATATGATAGAAATGAAGGGGGAGTAAACCATGTCAAATACAGTAAAGTCAGTCACATCACCCAAAAAATTTATAGCAGGAAAACGATTGCTAGAACATTTAAACGACTACATTAAAGATTTTGGCGACAAGGCTTACATCATTTGCGACGAATTTATTTTAGAGCGGGCTCAGAAAGAAGCCGGAGATTCGATTCAAAAAGCCGGTAATCAAGCCGTTTTTGAAAAGTTCAATTATGAATGCACACAGGAAGAAATCGACCGTAACCGCGGGCTGGCGCTCGAGGCAGGCGCCAATATCATCGTTGGCATCGGCGGCGGAAAAACGCTTGATACCGCGAAAGCGACCGCTTATTATGAAAAGCTGCCTGTTGTGATTTTCCCGACGATCGCTTCCACAGATGCTCCATGTACGGCGCTTGCCGTGATTTATAAACACGACGGGTCGTTTGACCGCTATCTGTTTTTGCCGACGAACCCGGATGTCGTTCTGGCGGATTCAGAAATTCTATCAGGTGCGCCGGCGCGCTTTTTCGCAGCCGGTATCGGCGACGCGTTGGCGACGTATTTTGAAGCGCGGGCATGCTATCGTGCAAACGGTGATAACCTCGTGCTGATGAAGCCTTCAACAACAGGCTTGGGCCTTGCGCGCCTCTGCTATGACACGCTCCTGGAAAACGGCGTGAAAGCGATGCAGGCCGTTCAGCGCAATGTCTCAACCCGAGCCGTTGAAGACACGATCGAAGCGACGATTTATTTAAGCGGAGTCGGCGCCGAATCGGGCGGGCTCGCCGCAGCCCATGCGATCCACAACGGCATGACGGCAGTTCCCGCTCTTCATAACGCCCAGCACGGGGAAAAAGTGACGTTCGGCCTTCTGGCACAGCTCGTCCTTGAAAACGCCCCGGCCGAAGAGCTTGAAACCGTCATCAACTTCATCAAAGGCGTCGGCCTCCCGTTAACACTGAAAGATTTGGGTGTCGACGAATTTGTCGAGGAAGAATGGCGTCAAGTCGCTCAAAGCGCCTGTGCGGAAGGAGACACAATGGGCAACATGCCATTCCCTGTCACACCTGACGACGTATACAGCGCCATTATTGCCGCCAATGCGATTGCAGAATCTTATCATGATTGATCATGAAAAAAGCCGCTTCCTCCATGGATGCGGCTTTTTTATTTGAATCGGTGATGATTTCCTTCTCGGTCTATTTGCAGACCTTAACCCTTATGCCGGGTTCTTCTAATAAACCCGATGCTGTATGTCTTTTGCGAAGTCGACTGTTTCCGCTTTAAAGGCAAATCCATCGACAATTCGAGGCGTGAGCATGACAAGCTCAGTCTCTTTTCCATCATTGTTCAGCTTGACCGTGCAGTCCATGTTTCCGCCTTCTTCATCTCCATCATATTCACATGAACTTGCTTGTTGAATATATTCCACCGTGTCTCTTCCTGACGCGTTCCATTTCAGCAAGAACATCAATTGCTCTGTTAAAAGCGGGTAGACCGCTGTAAATCCGATAATGAGCAGGAATAGCTTCAAGCGAATCCAAGCCACCTCTCTGTAATAGAGCGAGGTCAGCGCAAATCCTGTGATCATGAGCAAAAGCCCGGCCAAAGAAACGTAATGCAGTCCGGCCGAACTTTGGACGGGGCCGCCCCAAAAACGTAAAACCGCTTCACCTGCCGATGGGTTTTGGCACAAAGCAGCAAACCGAAAACCATCAGGCAGATGCCGGCCGAGCCTTTGTGCAGCTTCATATGATTCCCTCCTTATCTATAGAAATAGTCGAAGGGAATCACAAAATGTTTCCTTGTTTACTTGAAAATGTCAAACCATCCTTTATGACGGAACCAGATGATCATTCCGATGACAACGGCAGCCATCATTCCGAGGACGAAAAAATAGCCGTAGCGCCAATGAAGTTCAGGCATGTTGTCAAAATTCATGCCGTATACGCCGACAATGAAGGTCAGCGGGATGAAAATCGTGGAGACGATCGTCAGCGTCATCATGATGGCGTTCATTCGATTGGAGTTCAGCGTCTGGTAGCTGTCCCTTAAATCAGCGGTCATGTCCCGGTTGTTTTCCACAATTTCAGTCAGCTTCAGCAGGTGGTCATAAATATCGTTGTAATAAGCTTTTCTTTCGCGGTTTTCCTTTGTATGTTCGATGTTTAAAATTCGGTAGAGCAAATCGCGCATCGGGATGATCGTTCTTCTGAGCTTCAACAGATCCCCCCTGATATCAAACACTTCATTCATCAGTGTGCCAAACGTTTTCCTGCTGTCGCTTTCAGCGATTTCATTGAGCCTGTCTTCAATTTGATAAAGGATCGGAAAGTATTCATCAACAAGCTGGTCCATGACCATATAAGCGATATGGTTCGGCCCTTTCTTCCACATGTCCTTGTTTTCTAAAAACCGTTTTCGCACTTTTTCAATGCCGTCCGATTGATGGAGATGAAATGTGACGATAAAGTCTTTTCCGGCGAATAAATCCACTTCTTCAGACGCCAATGTCTTTTGGTTTAAGGCATGTATGACGTAAAACACGTATTGTTCATATTGATCAAGCTTAGGACGCTGCAAATAATGGAAGCAGTCCTCGATTGACAAAGGGTGAAAGTGAAAATGATTTTGCAGTAGAGTTGCTTCTTCGTCTGTCGGCCGGTCAAAATCGGTCCAATACCATTCGATATCCTGATCTTTCAGCCGTTCTGCCGGGACATCCGATAAAAGCTTTCCGTCTTTTGTAACCGCCATAGTTTTGAGCATTGGCAACCCTCCACCTTCATCATAGCATGCTGCCTTGGAACTTGAATCATTCGGCTTTTTACTCATTTTCGCTCTTTTTTCACTAAAAAAGCAAACATGGTATACTGTGGACAAAGAAGAAAAGGGATGGGAAGCCATGTGGAAGGAAAAAGTAAGCATATCACCGCCATATCATTTTGACCGGGTGTTGGACAGGCTATCGCTTGATCCGCTCAACGCCGTCGACCTTGAGAAAAGGGAAGTCAGGCTCCCGCTTCGCAGCCGCGAAAAAAAGCCGTCCGTCGTCACGGTTCAGGCAACAGGCACTGCGGAAGCTCCGGAATTTATCGTCAGCGGAACAGAAGATCAAGCCGGCATGATGAAAGAAGTCAAACGGATCTTCAGGTGGGAAGAAAGCCTCCAGCCGGTGCTTGATCATTTTTCAAATACGAGCTTGTCAAAGCTGTTTGAAGAGCACGCGGGGACGCCTTTAGTGCTTGATTTTCATTTGTA is a window encoding:
- a CDS encoding OsmC family protein, producing the protein MNIKWNQNGFHADLAFGGLDISSNEEAGFRPYQLMLASIAACSGTVLQNILEKKRIQLEEMTIQTKEERVPEEAGRIKSIHLHFIVKGKNLKAEHMKKALRIALKNCSMARSVENCIDIKETFEIE
- a CDS encoding SE1561 family protein; this translates as MGNAVHDKEQQVNYLKNRLDMFMSVIDSLDPESTDIEDIDRLISMLDDLEAKYERFKKDWK
- a CDS encoding YfkD famly protein, with the protein product MKKLLYFALTAFLSFSFFAVQEADAAKPIKIPSSVTNISKENTYPNASQDQPRLQPSELAEELLKTTDIAIENPHLIKMLNESSISGTPLAIGYRATIYLGKWALGYTSNETVANWEYRKINTNRFDNRGGKAPAEITYAQEQTSKIKGGLTAKVPKAEDVKNMMMLKAMEKTKLPLAFETVVGAGTKRDQVYKVPPKKLGLLNAYAPAVNEKGKVTYGEVYLVLKGNKRKLVVKNITSQGIGAWIPVQDHLTFGFQLSHQPR
- the yfkAB gene encoding radical SAM/CxCxxxxC motif protein YfkAB; the encoded protein is MTEKTQVRPITPEYDPWEAYMDVDQYGDIQLTNVEFTTTTLCNMRCEHCAVGYTLRPKDPNALPLSLLLKRLDEIPRLRSLSITGGEPMLSLKSVKEYVVPLLKYAHERGVRTQINSNLTLDIGRYELIIPYLDVLHISHNWGTVEDFAEIGFAMMDKKPTFAQRARYFEKMIENSRILVDEGVMVSAETMLNKRTLPHIEHIHRQIVDEMKCQRHEVHPMYPSDFASALESLSLKEMRKAIHHLLDIRDEQTWMLFGTLPFYACSPDPEDQLLLKRLRDAKNVTVRNDPDGRSRLNVNIFDGDIIVTDFGDTPPLGNIQTDSLQSAYAKWRNTELAQELNCHCPNVKCLGPNVLVKNSYYQDVDFSSRKARV
- the corA gene encoding magnesium/cobalt transporter CorA, yielding MLKTMAVTKDGKLLSDVPAERLKDQDIEWYWTDFDRPTDEEATLLQNHFHFHPLSIEDCFHYLQRPKLDQYEQYVFYVIHALNQKTLASEEVDLFAGKDFIVTFHLHQSDGIEKVRKRFLENKDMWKKGPNHIAYMVMDQLVDEYFPILYQIEDRLNEIAESDSRKTFGTLMNEVFDIRGDLLKLRRTIIPMRDLLYRILNIEHTKENRERKAYYNDIYDHLLKLTEIVENNRDMTADLRDSYQTLNSNRMNAIMMTLTIVSTIFIPLTFIVGVYGMNFDNMPELHWRYGYFFVLGMMAAVVIGMIIWFRHKGWFDIFK
- the pdaA gene encoding delta-lactam-biosynthetic de-N-acetylase; translated protein: MKRICAACCGFLLMLTFAADAEAISNKAIHWGFSKSKNHQPADAGKELNSLLKQYDAFYLGNTKEKTIYLTFDNGYENGYTPKVLDVLKKQNVKAAFFVTGHFVKDKPELIKRMAEEGHIIGNHSYHHPDLTTKTSRVIQEELESVTEEVEKITGKKDNLYLRPPRGVFSERVLKETKKLGYQTVFWSVAFVDWKIDAQRGWKYAYDNMMKQAHPGAIYLLHTVSKDNAEALDQAITDLKKEGYTFKSLDDLMFEKYMMLKTL
- the cax gene encoding calcium/proton exchanger, which codes for MGRIFFLMMAAGVPLSIAGSLLHWPSTLLFIIYCLTIIALASYMGRATESLAIIAGPRIGGLLNATFGNAVELIISIFALREGLVGIVLASLTGSVLGNLLLVAGLSFFIGGLKYKRQEFNVYDARHNSGLLMFAIIVAFVIPEVFAADMTEPRKLSMSVGISVIMILLYVAALYFKLVSHRGVYQTNATEAQEEHEDPEWNGKRATLILLLATIAVAYISENLVHTFHTVAEQFGWTELFIGVIIVAIVGNAAEHASAVIMAYKNKMDVAVEIAIGSTLQIAMFVAPVLVIASLFFETSMPLVFTLPELVAMASAVLLMVVISNDGDTNWFEGATLLAAYIIMGIGFFLL
- a CDS encoding glycerol dehydrogenase, which produces MSNTVKSVTSPKKFIAGKRLLEHLNDYIKDFGDKAYIICDEFILERAQKEAGDSIQKAGNQAVFEKFNYECTQEEIDRNRGLALEAGANIIVGIGGGKTLDTAKATAYYEKLPVVIFPTIASTDAPCTALAVIYKHDGSFDRYLFLPTNPDVVLADSEILSGAPARFFAAGIGDALATYFEARACYRANGDNLVLMKPSTTGLGLARLCYDTLLENGVKAMQAVQRNVSTRAVEDTIEATIYLSGVGAESGGLAAAHAIHNGMTAVPALHNAQHGEKVTFGLLAQLVLENAPAEELETVINFIKGVGLPLTLKDLGVDEFVEEEWRQVAQSACAEGDTMGNMPFPVTPDDVYSAIIAANAIAESYHD
- a CDS encoding MFS transporter, whose translation is MRRFHFFILVLIVSISGFSQGMLLPVISVIFEQEGHSAAMNGLHATGLYIGVLLASPFMEAPLRKLGFKPLIMIGGLTVVASLFSFVFFQSYIVWFFLRLLIGIGDHMLHFSTQTWVTTLSSGQNRGRNISLYGLSFGLGFAAGPFLTPLVEISPSLPFIISASFSLLAWMFVFCLSNEFPEKSASDTRSDNSLKRFLQAFLLGWVAFLPTFGYGFLETALNGNFPVYALRSGITVEGVSLILPAFAIGSIIFQYPLGILSDTYGRRNVLLVILAVGASCFFASGFSDSVLFLSICFFVAGMAVGSTFSLGISFMADLLPKHLLPAGNLMCGMTFSFGSIFGPVAGGWYMQTFENGNLFFLITIVMICIWTGVLLGKPKTAKNFAGQSEADAHRM